The Polyodon spathula isolate WHYD16114869_AA unplaced genomic scaffold, ASM1765450v1 scaffolds_1417, whole genome shotgun sequence genome has a window encoding:
- the LOC121309628 gene encoding tubulin beta-4B chain, whose translation MREIVHLQAGQCGNQIGAKFWEVISDEHGIDPTGTYHGDSDLQLERINVYYNEASGGKYVPRAVLVDLEPGTMDSVRSGPFGQIFRPDNFVFGQSGAGNNWAKGHYTEGAELVDSVLDVVRKEAESCDCLQGFQLTHSLGGGTGSGMGTLLISKIREEYPDRIMNTFSVVPSPKVSDTVVEPYNATLSVHQLVENTDETYCIDNEALYDICFRTLKLTTPTYGDLNHLVSATMSGVTTCLRFPGQLNADLRKLAVNMVPFPRLHFFMPGFAPLTSRGSQQYRALTVPELTQQMFDAKNMMAACDPRHGRYLTVAAIFRGRMSMKEVDEQMLNVQNKNSSYFVEWIPNNVKTAVCDIPPRGLKMSATFIGNSTAIQELFKRISEQFTAMFRRKAFLHWYTGEGMDEMEFTEAESNMNDLVSEYQQYQDATAEEEGEFEEEGEEELA comes from the exons ATGAGGGAAATCGTTCATCTGCAAGCAGGACAATGCGGTAACCAGATTGGTGCTAAG ttctggGAGGTAATCAGCGATGAACACGGCATTGACCCAACCGGTACCTACCACGGAGACAGCGACCTCCAACTGGAGAGAATCAACGTCTATTACAATGAAGCTTCAG GTGGCAAGTATGTGCCACGTGCAGTGTTGGTTGACTTGGAGCCTGGCACCATGGACTCTGTGCGATCCGGACCTTTTGGGCAGATCTTCAGACCAGACAACTTTGTCTTTG GTCAGAGCGGTGCCGGTAACAACTGGGCCAAGGGTCACTACACAGAGGGAGCTGAGCTGGTGGACTCAGTCCTTGATGTGGTGAGGAAAGAGGCTGAGAGCTGCGACTGCCTGCAGGGATTCCAGCTCACACACTCCCTGGGAGGAGGCACTGGCTCCGGCATGGGCACCCTGCTTATCAGCAAGATCCGTGAGGAGTACCCCGACCGTATCATGAACACTTTCAGCGTCGTGCCCTCTCCCAAAGTGTCGGACACTGTAGTCGAGCCCTACAATGCCACACTGTCGGTGCATCAGCTGGTAGAGAACACAGATGAGACCTACTGCATTGACAATGAGGCTCTGTACGATATCTGTTTCCGCACCCTCAAACTGACCACCCCCACTTACGGCGACCTCAACCATCTGGTTTCTGCCACCATGAGCGGGGTCACCACCTGCCTGCGTTTCCCTGGTCAGCTGAATGCTGATCTGCGCAAGCTGGCTGTCAACATGGTCCCCTTCCCTCGTCTCCATTTCTTCATGCCCGGGTTTGCCCCtctcaccagcagaggaagcCAGCAGTACCGTGCCCTCACGGTGCCTGAGCTCACCCAGCAGATGTTCGACGCCAAGAACATGATGGCGGCCTGCGACCCTCGCCATGGGCGCTACCTGACTGTGGCTGCTATCTTCCGTGGCCGCATGTCCATGAAGGAGGTGGATGAGCAGATGCTGAACGTACAGAACAAGAACAGCAGCTACTTTGTTGAATGGATCCCCAACAACGTCAAGACCGCTGTCTGCGACATTCCCCCGAGAGGCCTCAAGATGTCTGCCACCTTCATCGGCAACAGCACCGCTATCCAGGAGCTGTTCAAGCGCATCTCCGAGCAGTTCACAGCCATGTTCAGGCGCAAGGCTTTCCTGCATTGGTACACCGGAGAGGGCATGGATGAGATGGAGTTCACTGAGGCAGAGAGCAACATGAATGACCTGGTGTCTGAATACCAGCAGTATCAAGatgccactgcagaggaggagggagagtttgaggaggagggagaagaggAATTGGCTTAA
- the LOC121309629 gene encoding tubulin beta-4B chain-like, with protein MREIVHMQAGQCGNQIGAKFWEVISDEHGIDPTGTYHGDSDLQLERINVYYNEASGGKYVPRAVLVDLEPGTMDSVRSGPFGQIFRPDNFVFGQSGAGNNWAKGHYTEGAELVDSVLDVVRKEAESCDCLQGFQLTHSLGGGTGSGMGTLLISKIREEYPDRIMNTFSVVPSPKVSDTVVEPYNATLSVHQLVENTDETYCIDNEALYDICFRTLKLTTPTYGDLNHLVSATMSGVTTCLRFPGQLNADLRKLAVNMVPFPRLHFFMPGFAPLTSRGSQQYRALTVPELTQQMFDAKNMMAACDPRHGRYLTVAAIFRGRMSMKEVDEQMLNVQNKNSSYFVEWIPNNVKTAVCDIPPRGLKMSATFIGNSTAIQELFKRISEQFTAMFRRKAFLHWYTGEGMDEMEFTEAESNMNDLVSEYQQYQDATAEEEGEFEEEGEEELA; from the exons ATGAGGGAGATTGTGCACATGCAGGCTGGGCAGTGCGGCAACCAGATCGGTGCCAAG ttCTGGGAGGTAATCAGCGATGAACACGGCATTGACCCAACCGGTACCTACCACGGAGACAGCGACCTCCAACTGGAGAGAATCAACGTCTATTACAATGAAGCTTCAG gtgGCAAGTATGTGCCACGTGCAGTGTTGGTTGACCTGGAGCCTGGCACCATGGACTCTGTGCGATCCGGACCTTTTGGGCAGATCTTCAGACCAGACAACTTTGTCTTTG GTCAGAGCGGTGCCGGTAACAACTGGGCCAAGGGTCACTACACAGAGGGAGCTGAGCTGGTGGACTCAGTCCTTGATGTGGTGAGGAAAGAGGCTGAGAGCTGCGACTGCCTGCAGGGATTCCAGCTCACACACTCCCTGGGAGGAGGCACTGGCTCCGGCATGGGCACCCTGCTTATCAGCAAGATCCGTGAGGAGTACCCCGACCGTATCATGAACACTTTCAGCGTCGTGCCCTCTCCCAAAGTGTCGGACACTGTAGTCGAGCCCTACAATGCCACACTGTCAGTGCATCAGCTGGTAGAGAACACAGATGAGACCTACTGCATTGACAATGAGGCTCTGTACGATATCTGTTTCCGCACCCTCAAACTGACCACCCCCACTTACGGCGACCTCAACCATCTGGTTTCTGCCACCATGAGCGGGGTCACCACCTGCCTGCGTTTCCCTGGTCAGCTGAATGCTGATCTGCGCAAGCTGGCTGTCAACATGGTCCCCTTCCCTCGTCTCCATTTCTTCATGCCCGGGTTTGCCCCtctcaccagcagaggaagcCAGCAGTACCGTGCCCTCACGGTGCCTGAGCTCACCCAGCAGATGTTCGACGCCAAGAACATGATGGCGGCCTGCGACCCTCGCCATGGGCGCTACCTGACTGTGGCTGCTATCTTCCGTGGCCGCATGTCCATGAAGGAGGTGGATGAGCAGATGCTGAACGTACAGAACAAGAACAGCAGCTACTTTGTTGAATGGATCCCCAACAACGTCAAGACCGCTGTCTGCGACATTCCCCCGAGAGGCCTCAAGATGTCTGCCACCTTCATCGGCAACAGCACAGCTATCCAGGAGCTGTTCAAGCGCATCTCCGAGCAGTTCACAGCCATGTTCAGGCGCAAGGCTTTCCTGCATTGGTACACTGGAGAGGGCATGGATGAGATGGAGTTCACTGAGGCAGAGAGCAACATGAATGACCTGGTGTCTGAATACCAGCAGTATCAAGatgccactgcagaggaggagggagagtttgaggaggagggagaagaggAATTGGCTTAA
- the LOC121309631 gene encoding protein FAM166A-like, giving the protein MGTRRNRLFPPDPYYIPGYSGYCPQLLFQFGHTYGTTTFNLLTNPNVRHSDRSVLGPLKLAECMGRLSNGTLPPLPQPKPEETIPPEFAPLTEDQHGSRFSRKTPVAREKLQNQRQEPQRNRDHPEPKGDHQRHESLFLNRSAPLHPAPHPTTCSLPGSDKWDPLPSAGGRDTQRKVISGYTGFIPAVRWSLAQNYRSAVREAMSNYKFNQYLLQNPGRAQEEKTRSPIKELYRRTGMLPCYTGFIPGVRYKHGLTFGQSSRESYWDHHNPDQ; this is encoded by the exons ATGGGGACTCGGAGAAACAGGCTGTTCCCGCCAGACCCGTACTACATACCCGG GTACAGTGGTTACTGTCCCCAGCTACTCTTCCAGTTCGGCCATACCTATGGAACCACGACCTTTAACCTTCTGACCAACCCCAATGTCCGACACAGCGACAGATCTGTCCTGGGGCCTCTCAAGTTAGCCGAATGCATGGGCCGTCTGAGCAACGGGACACTGCCGCCCTTACCTCAGCCGAAACCGGAGGAGACGATACCCCCAG AGTTTGCACCCCTCACAGAGGATCAGCACGGCAGCCGCTTCTCCCGTAAGACGCCCGTGGCCCGGGAGAAGCTCCAGAACCAGCGCCAGGAGCCGCAGAGGAACCGGGACCACCCTGAACCCAAGGGGGATCACCAGAGACACGAG AGCTTGTTCCTCAACAGGTCTGCACCCCTGCACCCAGCTCCCCACCCCACCACGTGCAGCTTGCCTGGTTCTGACAAATGGGACCCCCTGCCGTCAGCGGGGGGCAGAGACACCCAGAGGAAAGTCATCTCAG GTTACACAGGATTCATTCCGGCCGTCCGCTGGAGCCTGGCACAGAACTACCGCTCCGCAGTCCGAGAGGCCATGAGTAACTACAAGTTCAATCAG TACCTCCTACAAAACCCTGGCAGAGCACAGGAAGAAAAAACAAGGTCCCCAATCAAAGAGCTTTACAGAAGGACTGGCATGTTGCCTTGCTACACTGGCTTCATCCCAG GTGTAAGATACAAGCATGGCTTAACCTTTGGCCAGAGTTCAAGAGAGTCATACTGGGATCATCACAATCCTGACCAGTAA
- the bcl2l16 gene encoding BCL2 like 16: protein MSVRGGGLTHTDPVVREAYLMSYDYISYVTGVAPASRPAPSEAAAALRHAGDELLLKYPIFFKRWPRLFQELDGRDACDTLLRILDEHFSADRAARRQLTWSAILSIYVLAGQMALHCQESGTGEVLPELQRRVGEYVERVVCPQIREKGGWSGFLTRYSKKQDPEQVVIRVCCASLLLFTTVTLSYYLWKHKVS, encoded by the exons ATGTCGGTGAGAGGCGGGGGGCTGACCCACACGGACCCTGTGGTGCGCGAGGCCTACCTGATGTCCTACGATTACATCAGCTACGTGACGGGCGTGGCTCCGGCCTCCAGGCCCGCCCCCTCGGAGGCCGCGGCGGCGCTGCGCCACGCGGGGGACGAGCTACTCCTCAAGTACCCCATCTTCTTCAAGCGCTGGCCGCGGCTGTTCCAGGAGCTGGACGGGCGGGACGCCTGTGACACGCTGCTCCGGATCTTGGACGAGCACTTCAGTGCGGACAGAGCGGCCAGACGCCAGCTCACCTGGAGCGCCATCCTCTCCATCTACGTGCTGGCGGGACAGATGGCGCTGCACTGCCAGGAGAGTGGCACGGGGGAGGTGCTGCCCGAGCTGCAGAGGCGCGTCGGGGAGTACGTGGAGAGGGTGGTCTGCCCCCAGATCAGGGAGAAGGGTGGCTGG TCTGGGTTCCTAACCCGCTACAGTAAGAAGCAGGACCCCGAGCAGGTTGTGATCAGGGTTTGCTGTGCTTCCCTCCTGCTGTTCACCACGGTGACTCTGAGCTACTACCTGTGGAAACACAAAGTCTCCTAA
- the LOC121309621 gene encoding sodium-dependent phosphate transport protein 2C-like produces MALQDQGGCPESLQDCGSPGPGGLSRKPAGLWLSRTRVVQKACGIVAFQDQEITQRDASRWELNRGSKLALRARQHGGTVQIASSHYCGWCIARAWGGRGVTTLNSLVSKALSINVKRFRNEQLQVAPVPRTETVKWKRTCHKLQAGTMLILSPRNHPLERLKMPTLNLLWFLTPPRREEVEKADSPHRPVASQVKRWKYNKGSISTFEASLCWLSEELLEIPTMPFSSTQPNPSLNFEDPASCKASQSQDSPQGSSLACDDPEAPTPPEEDPWAMPELQQTGPSWGELNCAGKLRRVFMGTLKGVLLLGFLYFFICSLDVLSSAFQLVGGKVAGDIFSDNAVLSNPVAGLVIGVLLTVLVQSSSTSSSIVVSMVSSGMLTVRASIPIIMGVNVGTSVTSTLVSLAQSGDRNEFRRAFGGSAVHGIFNWLTVIVVLPIEIISGYLFYLTNAIISSFNIQSGKDAPEILKVLTEPLTLLVIQLEWCLIGDFKGHGLSCVVCFLLQLDKSVISCISTGDPECKNKSLILNWCKFQETMVRTCLLKPRAWSVCTLADGLSCVVLLVVQVLKNVSVTNMTECDSYQCFTTENETLVLKNVSEKVNLQLCHHVFVNTPLSDLAVGFILLFGSLLVLCTCLVLIVKLLNSVLQGQIAQVIKKVLNSDLPYPFGWVNGYLAILVGAVMTFIVQSSSVFTSAITPLIGMGVISLERAYPLCLGSNIGTTTTALLAALASPGESLGNALQVALTHLFFNMSGTLLWYVVPVLRLPIPIARVFGDITAKYRWFAGLYVLLSFFLLPLFVFGLSLAGWPVLLGVGGPILLLVVFAIVVTFSQRRCPQCLPSSLRTWDFLPSWAHSLEPWDRLLSSCCGFCCRCQCCRQGQQSAKELQVYDNPTVLHLVEL; encoded by the exons CCTCACGCTGGGAGCTTAATAGAGGCAGCAAACTGGCTCTGCGGGCACGGCAGCATGGCGGCACGGTGCAGATTGCCAGCTCTCACTATT GCGGCTGGTGCATCGCAAGAGCCTGGGGTGGGCGCGGGGTTACCACTCTGAACAGCCTGGTCTCAAAAGCTCTTTCAATAAACGTCAAG AGGTTCAGAAATGAGCAGCTGCAAGTGGCTCCCGTACCAAGAACAGAGACAGTGAAGTGGAAGAGGACGTGTCACAAACTGCAGGCAGGAACGATGCTGATCCTGAGTCCCAGGAATCATCCTCTTGAGAGGCTGAAGATGCCCACCCTGAATCTGCTGTGGTTTCTCACTCCACCTCGAAGGGAAGAGGTGGAAAAAGCAGACTCTCCCCACCGGCCCGTTGCTTCTCAAGTCAAACGATGGAAATATAACAAGGGCAGCATCTCCAC gTTTGAGGCTTCTCTCTGTTGGCTGTCAGAAGAACTCCTGGAGATACCCACAATGCCCTTCAGTAGCACCCAGCCTAATCCTTCCCTCAACTTTGAGGACCCCGCCTCCTGCAAGGCCAGCCAATCACAAGACTCTCCTCAGG GTTCCTCGCTGGCCTGTGATGACCCAGAGGCTCCCACACCCCCAGAGGAGGACCCCTGGGCGATGCCGGAGCTCCAACAAACAGGACCATCCTGGGGAG aGCTGAACTGCGCTGGGAAGCTGCGTCGCGTCTTCATGGGCACCCTGAAGGGGGTGCTGCTCTTGGGGTTCCTCTACTTCTTCATCTGTTCCCTGGACGTGCTCAGCTCCGCCTTCCAGCTGGTGGGAG GCAAGGTGGCAGGGGATATCTTCAGTGACAATGCAGTGCTGTCGAACCCGGTGGCTGGGCTGGTGATTGGAGTGCTGCTCACAGTCCTGGTACAGAGCTCCAGCACCTCCTCCTCCATCGTCGTGAGCATGGTGTCTTCTGGGA TGTTGACTGTCAGAGCCTCCATTCCCATCATCATGGGCGTCAATGTGGGCACCTCGGTCACGAGCACCCTGGTCTCGCTGGCACAGTCCGGAGATCGCAACGAGTTCCGCAG AGCCTTTGGAGGTTCGGCCGTCCATGGGATTTTCAACTGGCTGACCGTCATCGTGGTCCTGCCAATCGAAATCATCAGCGGCTACTTGTTCTACCTGACCAATGCCATCATCAGCAGCTTCAACATCCAATCAGGGAAGGATGCGCCCGAAATCCTGAAGGTCCTGACTGAGCCCCTGACTCTGCTGGTCATCCAG TTAGAATGGTGTCTCATTGGGGATTTTAAGGGTCATGGGTTGAGCTGTGTTGTTTGCTTTCTCTTGCAGCTGGACAAGAGCGTCATTTCGTGCATCTCCACAGGAGACCCTGAGTGCAAGAACAAGAGCCTGATCCTCAACTGGTGCAAATTCCAGGAGACAATGGTACGTACCTGCCTGCTGAAACCAAGGGCGTGGAGTGTGTGCACCCTTGCTGACGGGCTGTCCTGCGTTGTGCTTCTTGTCGTGCAGGTTCTGAAGAACGTCTCGGTGACTAACATGACTGAGTGTGACAGCTACCAGTGCTTCACCACGGAGAACGAGACCCTGGTGCTGAAAAATGTCTCAGAGAAAGTCAACCTGCAGCTTT GTCACCATGTCTTTGTGAACACCCCCCTCTCTGACCTCGCGGTGGGATTCATCCTGCTCTTCGGCTCCCTGCTGGTCCTGTGCACCTGCCTGGTGCTCATCGTCAAGCTGCTGAACTCCGTCCTGCAGGGGCAGATCGCCCAGGTCATCAAGAAGGTGCTAAATTCAG ACCTGCCATACCCCTTTGGCTGGGTGAATGGCTACCTGGCCATCCTGGTTGGTGCGGTGATGACCTTCATCGTCCAGAGCAGCTCCGTGTTCACCTCTGCCATCACCCCGCTCATAG GAATGGGAGTGATCAGTCTGGAGCGCGCTTACCCGCTGTGCCTGGGTTCCAATATCGGGACCACGACCACTGCCCTGCTGGCAGCTCTCGCCAGCCCAGGAGAGTCGCTTGGGAACGCTTTGCAG GTGGCTCTGACCCACCTCTTCTTCAACATGTCTGGGACCCTGCTGTGGTATGTGGTGCCTGTGCTAAGGCTGCCCATCCCAATAGCCAGAGTCTTCGGTGACATCACGGCGAAGTACCGCTGGTTCGCTGGGCTCTACGTGCTCCTCAGCTTCTTCCTCCTGCCCCTCTTCGTGTTCGGGCTGTCTCTGGCGGGCTGGCCGGTGCTGCTCGGGGTGGGGGGTCCCATCCTGCTCCTCGTTGTCTTCGCTATAGTGGTGACCTTCAGCCAGCGCCGCTGCCCCCAGTGTCTGCCCTCCAGCCTCCGCACATGGGACTTCCTACCCAGCTGGGCTCACTCCTTAGAACCCTGGGACCGCCTGCTCTCCTCCTGCTGCGGGTTCTGCTGCCGGTGCCAATGCTGTCGCCAGGGGCAACAGAGCGCCAAAGAGCTGCAGGTGTATGATAACCCAACAGTCTTGCACTTGGTGGAGCTGTAA